A genomic stretch from Hemicordylus capensis ecotype Gifberg chromosome 5, rHemCap1.1.pri, whole genome shotgun sequence includes:
- the PI4K2B gene encoding phosphatidylinositol 4-kinase type 2-beta yields MADSGSGPIASPEEEADEELLLLDTESPSPPPPVTVSVITATKATPGGAVRVSLDGRSVAADMDNSEGEEGEEGDDDDDDDDEEEESEPLLGSTGSRRRRRNRESRCAAGNIGSTAAMTLFLDDPEFAEIMQRTEQAIECEVFPERISQGSSGSYFVKDSKKKTIGVFKPKSEEPYGHLNPKWTKYFHKICCPCCFGRGCLVPNQGYLSEAGAYLVDSTLELGVVPKTKVVWIVSETFNYSAIDRAKSRGKKYALEKVPKVGKKFHRIGLPPKVGSFQLFVEGYKEADYWLRKFETDPLPENTRKQFQSQFERLVVLDYVIRNTDRGNDNWLVKYEKQSDGTDLSDKDIQWINEKEPVIKIAAIDNGLAFPFKHPDEWRAYPFHWAWLPQAKVPFSQETVDLILPRISDMNFVQDLCEDLHELFKSDKGFDKATFESQMSVMRGQILNLTQALKDGRSPLQLVQMPRVIVERSHGGTQGRIVHLSNAFTQTFHSRKPFFSSW; encoded by the exons ATGGCGGATTCCGGCTCTGGGCCCATCGCTAGCCCTGAGGAGGAAGCCGACGAGGAGCTGCTTCTACTCGATACGGAGTcgccgtcgccgccgccgcccgtgACAGTCTCCGTGATAACGGCCACGAAGGCGACTCCAGGCGGCGCCGTCAGGGTCAGTCTCGATGGGCGCTCAGTGGCGGCAGACATGGACAACAGCGAAGgcgaggagggagaagaaggggacgacgacgacgacgacgacgacgaagaAGAAGAGTCTGAGCCGCTCCTGGGCTCGACGGGGTCGCGCCGGCGCCGCAGGAACCGAGAGAGCCGTTGTGCTGCAG GAAATATTGGAAGTACTGCAGCGATGACCTTATTTTTGGATGATCCTGAATTTGCTGAAATCATGCAGCGAACTGAACAAGCCATAGAATGTGAAGTTTTTCCAGAGAGAATCTCCCAGGGATCGAGTGGAAGTTATTTTGTCAAAGATTCTAAGAAA AAAACTATTGGAGTGTTTAAACCCAAGTCTGAAGAGCCTTATGGTCACTTAAATCCAAAATGGACCAAATATTTTCACAAAATCTGTTGCCCTTGCTGTTTTGGCAGAGGCTGCCTTGTTCCTAATCAGGGATACCTCTCTGAagctggtgcctatcttgtggACAGTACACTGGAATTAGGGGTGGTACCTAAAACAAAG gttgtctGGATTGTCAGTGAGACCTTTAATTACAGTGCAATAGATCGTGCAAAATCAAGGGGTAAAAAATATGCTTTAGAAAAAGTGCCAAAAGTTGGCAAAAAATTTCATCGAATAGGACTACCTCCTAAG GTTGGCTCCTTTCAGCTGTTTGTGGAAGGCTACAAGGAAGCCGACTACTGGCTCAGGAAATTTGAAACTGATCCTTTGCCTGAGAATACCAGGAAACAGTTTCAGTCTCAGTTTGAAAGATTGGTTGTGCTTGATTATGTCATCAGGAACACTG ATAGAGGCAATGACAATTGGTTAGTTAAATATGAAAAGCAGAGTGATGGGACTGACCTTTCAGATAAG GACATCCAATGGATTAATGAGAAAGAACCTGTTATTAAAATTGCAGCAATTGATAATGGTCTAGCTTTTCCCTTCAAGCATCCTGATGAATGGAGAGCAT ATCCATTCCATTGGGCTTGGCTTCCACAAGCAAAGGTCCCTTTCTCTCAAGAGACAGTAGATTTGATTCTTCCTCGTATTTCTGACATGAATTTTGTACAGGATCTTTGTGAAGACCTTCATGAACTGTTCAAG TCTGACAAAGGTTTTGACAAGGCTACATTTGAAAGTCAAATGTCTGTGATGAGAGGGCAG ATACTTAATcttactcaggcattaaaggATGGAAGAAGTCCTCTTCAGCTTGTTCAGATGCCTCGTGTAATTGTGGAGAGAAGTCATGGTGGAACTCAAGGACGAATTGTTCATCTAAGCAATGCATTTACACAGACTTTTCATAGTCGGAAACCATTTTTTTCCTCCTGGTAG